In Xanthomonas sacchari, a genomic segment contains:
- the yeiP gene encoding elongation factor P-like protein YeiP: MKANEIKKGNVVEYNNGVYQIRDIERSSPQGRGGNVRFRFVMYSVPGGNKLDASFDGDDDLREVELMRRQATFSYKDGEAFVFLDDEDYTPYTLDADAIGTDAGYITDGLSGIYVQVIDDQPVAIQLPQSVTLEVIETPPELKGGTATKRPKPAKLNTGIEIMVPEYIGNGERVLVNTTTGEFAGRAD, encoded by the coding sequence CGTCGAATACAACAACGGCGTGTACCAGATCCGCGACATCGAGCGCAGCTCGCCGCAGGGCCGCGGCGGCAACGTGCGCTTTCGCTTCGTGATGTACAGCGTGCCGGGCGGCAACAAGCTCGATGCCAGCTTCGACGGCGACGACGACCTGCGCGAGGTCGAGCTGATGCGTCGCCAGGCCACCTTCTCCTACAAGGACGGCGAGGCCTTCGTGTTCCTCGACGACGAGGACTACACCCCCTACACCCTGGACGCCGATGCGATCGGCACCGATGCCGGCTACATCACCGATGGCCTCAGCGGCATCTACGTGCAGGTGATCGACGACCAGCCGGTGGCGATCCAGCTGCCGCAGAGCGTGACCCTGGAAGTGATCGAGACCCCGCCGGAGCTCAAGGGCGGCACCGCCACCAAGCGGCCGAAGCCGGCCAAGCTCAATACCGGCATCGAGATCATGGTGCCGGAGTACATCGGCAACGGCGAGCGCGTGCTGGTCAACACCACCACCGGCGAATTCGCCGGCCGCGCCGACTGA